In one Drosophila gunungcola strain Sukarami chromosome 2R unlocalized genomic scaffold, Dgunungcola_SK_2 000004F, whole genome shotgun sequence genomic region, the following are encoded:
- the LOC128253697 gene encoding inorganic pyrophosphatase, giving the protein MLAKISRSCLSRAVACSSGLIPTSSAAFTSSFRHIQLERKRTKPLKMALYETVEKGAKNSPSYSLYFKNKCGNVISPMHDIPLYANEEKTTYNMVVEVPRWTNAKMEISLKTPLNPIKQDIKKGKLRFVANCFPHKGYIWNYGALPQTWENPDHIEPSTGCKGDNDPIDVIEIGYRVAKRGDVLKVKVLGTIALIDEGETDWKVIAIDVNDPLASKVNDIADVDQYFPGLLRATVEWFKIYKIPDGKPENQFAFNGDAKNAEFATTIIAETHKFWQNLVHQSGISSSISTTNITNRNSEHVIAKEEAEKLLAEAPEGGQVEEVSDTVDTWHFIHLK; this is encoded by the exons ATGTTGGCAAAAATTTCAAGATCTTGCCTTTCACGTGCGGTTGCTTGTTCCTCCGGCTTAATTCCAACCTCATCAGCGGCTTTCACCAGCAGTTTCAGACATATTCAGCTAGAGCGAAAGCGCACGAAACCATTAAAAATGGCCCTGTACGAAACCGTTGAGAAGGGCGCCAAGAATTCGCCCAGCTACAGCCTTTATTTCA AAAACAAGTGCGGCAATGTCATCTCGCCGATGCACGACATTCCATTGTACGCCAACGAGGAGAAGACCACCTACAACATGGTTGTGGAGGTGCCACGTTGGACCAACGCCAAGATGGAG ATTAGCCTCAAGACCCCGCTGAATCCCATCAAGCAGGACATCAAGAAGGGCAAGCTGCGGTTCGTGGCCAACTGCTTCCCGCACAAGGGGTACATCTGGAACTACGGAGCCCTGCCCCAGACCTGGGAGAACCCCGACCACATCGAGCCCTCCACCGGCTGCAAGGGCGACAACGATCCCATCGATGTCATCGAGATCGGCTATCGTGTGGCCAAGCGCGGCGATGTGCTGAAGGTCAAGGTGCTGGGCACCATTGCCTTGATTGACGAGGGCGAGACCGACTGGAAGGTCATCGCCATCGATGTCAATGATCCGCTGGCCTCCAAGGTTAACGATATTGCTGATGTGGACCAGTACTTCCCGGGCCTCTTGCGCGCCACTGTGGAGTGGTTCAAG ATCTACAAGATCCCCGATGGCAAGCCGGAGAATCAGTTCGCCTTCAATGGCGATGCCAAGAATGCCGAATTTGCCACCACCATCATTGCCGAGACCCACAAGTTCTGGCAGAATTTGGTGCACCAGAGCGGCATTTCCAGCTCAATCTCCAC TACCAACATCACGAACCGCAATTCGGAGCACGTTATTGCCAAGGAGGAGGCCGAGAAGCTGCTGGCCGAGGCCCCCGAGGGCGGCCAGGTGGAGGAGGTGTCCGACACAG tcGACACTTGGCATTTCATTCATCTCAAGTGA
- the LOC128253698 gene encoding crustacean hyperglycemic hormone isoform X2 has product MPADGSHRIAALAAVTMCSRNIKISVVLFLVLIPIFAALPHNHNLSKRSNFFDLECKGIFNKTMFFRLDRICEDCYQLFRETSIHRLCKQECFGSPFFNACIEALQLHEEMDKYNEWRDTLGRK; this is encoded by the exons ATGCCCGCGGATGGAAGCCATAGAATCGCTGCATTGGCGGCAGTCACT ATGTGTTCCCGCAACATAAAGATCTCGGTGGTGCTGTTTCTCGTCTTGATACCAATCTTCGCCGCCTTGCCACACAACCACAATCTGTCGAAGCGCAGCAATTTCTTCGATCTGGAGTGCAAGGGCATCTTCAACAAGACCATGTTCTTCCGACTGGACCGCATCTGCGAGGACTGCTATCAGTTGTTCCGCGAGACGAGTATACACCGATTATGCAA GCAAGAATGCTTTGGATCGCCCTTCTTCAACGCCTGCATAGAGGCTCTTCAACTACACGAGGAAATGGACAAATACAACGAATGGCGCGATACCCTGGGACGAAAGTAA
- the LOC128253698 gene encoding ion transport peptide-like isoform X1, with the protein MPADGSHRIAALAAVTMCSRNIKISVVLFLVLIPIFAALPHNHNLSKRSNFFDLECKGIFNKTMFFRLDRICEDCYQLFRETSIHRLCKANCFVHETFGDCLKVLLIDDEEISQLQHYLKVINGSPYPFHKPVYH; encoded by the exons ATGCCCGCGGATGGAAGCCATAGAATCGCTGCATTGGCGGCAGTCACT ATGTGTTCCCGCAACATAAAGATCTCGGTGGTGCTGTTTCTCGTCTTGATACCAATCTTCGCCGCCTTGCCACACAACCACAATCTGTCGAAGCGCAGCAATTTCTTCGATCTGGAGTGCAAGGGCATCTTCAACAAGACCATGTTCTTCCGACTGGACCGCATCTGCGAGGACTGCTATCAGTTGTTCCGCGAGACGAGTATACACCGATTATGCAA GGCCAATTGTTTCGTCCACGAGACCTTCGGCGACTGCCTTAAGGTCCTGCTGATCGACGACGAAGAGATTTCGCAGCTGCAGCACTATCTGAAAGTGATCAATGGATCGCCCTATCCGTTTCACAAGCCCGTTTACCACTAG
- the LOC128253930 gene encoding chorion protein S38, which translates to MDLPKSNLLLLAIGCACLCACGVQGTLTIQKTKPALPDPSQLLAKLPPKPAFLSDPSQLLAKLSKPKPMLDPSQLLAKLPPKPEFLKDPSQLLSKFVKPKPVFVKPVIVKPVVVIKPVVVGGGSGGGGGGGGNGHGHGHGHGHHGKDKLKL; encoded by the coding sequence ATGGATCTGCCCAAGAGTAACCTGCTGCTCCTGGCCATCGGATGTGCCTGTCTATGTGCCTGTGGTGTCCAGGGCACCCTGACCATCCAGAAAACCAAGCCAGCTCTTCCGGATCCCAGTCAGCTGCTGGCCAAACTGCCACCAAAGCCCGCCTTTCTATCGGATCCCAGTCAACTACTGGCCAAGTTGAGCAAACCGAAACCCATGCTGGATCCCAGTCAGCTGCTAGCCAAGTTGCCACCAAAGCCGGAATTCTTGAAGGATCCCAGCCAACTGCTTTCCAAATTTGTCAAACCAAAGCCCGTGTTTGTGAAACCCGTGATTGTTAAGCCCGTAGTGGTGATTAAGCCCGTCGTCGTCGGCGGAGGAAGTGggggaggtggaggaggaggtggaaaTGGTCATGGTCACGGGCACGGACACGGTCATCATGGCAAGGATAAGCTAAAACTTTAG